A DNA window from Hordeum vulgare subsp. vulgare chromosome 1H, MorexV3_pseudomolecules_assembly, whole genome shotgun sequence contains the following coding sequences:
- the LOC123422301 gene encoding uncharacterized protein LOC123422301 codes for MGFVNEYKDVRAYGNTKLSVIQRNDKKQMATFLKQYERHLRLQHQKIVEIDLEYTNEPKEMHKPALFQLCVGKTQSVLLFKLSIVERCTVFDNFLANPRYTFVGFSIGGDKTRLEHVNLEVTNFIDIQKEWRVSEATKELDCLAEIAGLLVNDYYNDMKKKITNEEHKRWGSLPLSKRHIKYVAKDTYTAYEIWYRVTITRTSFVAQS; via the coding sequence ATGGGATTCGTCAACGAGTACAAGGACGTGCGGGCCTATGGCAACACCAAGTTGAGCGTGATTCAGAGGAACGACAAGAAGCAGATGGCGACCTTCCTCAAGCAGTACGAGCGCCACCTCAGACTCCAGCACCAAAAGATCGTCGAAATCGATCTGGAGTACACCAATGAGCCTAAAGAGATGCATAAACCCGCCCTCTTCCAACTCTGTGTCGGCAAGACTCAGTCGGTGCTACTCTTCAAATTGAGTATCGTTGAAAGGTGCACCGTCTTCGACAACTTCCTCGCCAACCCCAGGTACACATTTGTTGGCTTCTCCATCGGCGGCGACAAAACCAGGCTCGAGCACGTCAACTTGGAGGTGACCAACTTCATCGACATCCAGAAGGAATGGAGGGTGTCGGAGGCCACTAAGGAGTTGGACTGCCTTGCGGAGATCGCTGGCTTGCTCGTCAACGACTACTACAAtgacatgaagaagaagatcaccaacgaggagcacaagcgtTGGGGCTCCCTGCCCCTATCCAAGAGGCATATCAAGTACGTGGCAAAGGACACATACACAGCATACGAGATATGGTACCGCGTCACCATCACCAGGACAAGCTTCGTTGCGCAAAGCTGA